Genomic window (Ureibacillus composti):
GAGGAATGTCAACACCAGCAATACGTGCCATTCGTTAGTGCACCTCCTTCTAATTATCCTTGTTTTTGTTTATGTTTAGGATTTTCACAGATTACCATTACTTTACCGCGTCGGCGAATTACTTTACATTTTTCGCAGATCGGTTTCACAGATGGTCTCACTTTCATCTAACCTAACCTCCTTAATAGTCCGGAGTGCAAAAGATTATTTAAAACGGTATGTGATTCGACCGCGAGTTAAATCATAAGGAGATAACTCTATTGTAACCTTATCTCCAGGTAAAATTCGGATGAAATGCATACGAATCTTTCCAGAAACGTGTGCAAGCACCGTATGCCCATTTTCTAATTCTACCTTAAACATCGCGTTTGGCAAAGTCTCAACAACTGTTCCTTCGACTTCAATTACATCGTCTTTCGCCATCTACTCTGTCTCCCTTCTATATGAGATTCCCGATTTTCAACGTTACATGATTTAGAGAATACATGCAACTGTTTTCTTCCAATTAGAAGCAA
Coding sequences:
- the rpmJ gene encoding 50S ribosomal protein L36, encoding MKVRPSVKPICEKCKVIRRRGKVMVICENPKHKQKQG
- the infA gene encoding translation initiation factor IF-1, which encodes MAKDDVIEVEGTVVETLPNAMFKVELENGHTVLAHVSGKIRMHFIRILPGDKVTIELSPYDLTRGRITYRFK